The following proteins are co-located in the Macrobrachium rosenbergii isolate ZJJX-2024 chromosome 28, ASM4041242v1, whole genome shotgun sequence genome:
- the LOC136854153 gene encoding phospholipid phosphatase 2-like isoform X2, with translation MWDSKNRIIRLVLDVILYLSIFITALSSLFGPVPPPYFYISCDDPSIRRPYSKETVPTAMLISFTLVLPFIVMTAFEWAVPPTCDGMSPLRQGLRRSLRYLADLLIGFVFVYYITEIMKVITGEPRPHFWNVCAPNVTSECHQPYIRITWKDCTNPLGKSKRRVIDSMKSFPSGHATLSVFSTVFMVVYIKQRLWNKCSRLIAPWLQLMWVTWAIVCCQSRLWDNRHHWWDVLAGGLLGGFGCLLTLHYLSNWFIREEDCLENEVITADPNYMRHNSRFSQTSVKRLISTTSETDNHNDHRQDNRELTDINGFSMPEETMFSLLRL, from the exons ttttcatCACAGCATTATCTTCGCTGTTCGGTCCAGTCCCGCCACCGTACTTCTACATCTCGTGCGATGATCCGTCAATCAGGAGACCATATAGCAAGGAAACCGTTCCTACTGCGATGCTCATCAGTTTTACTCTGGTTCTTCCTTTCATCGTT atgactgCCTTTGAGTGGGCTGTCCCTCCTACCTGTGATGGGATGTCCCCCCTGCGCCAGGGTCTTCGCAGAAGTTTGCGTTATCTTGCAGACCTCCTCATTGGTTTCGTCTTTGTATATTATATCACTGAAATCATGAAGGTCATTACAGGAGAGCCCAGGCCCCATTTCTGGAATGTCTGTGCACCGAACGTCACCTCTGAGTGTCACCAGCC GTACATAAGAATCACGTGGAAGGATTGCACAAATCCCCTTGGCAAATCCAAGAGACGAGTAATTGACTCCATGAAATCGTTCCCATCAGGCCATGCAACTCTCTCAGTCTTCTCGACCGTCTTTATGGTT GTCTACATAAAGCAGCGTTTATGGAATAAGTGCTCCAGATTAATAGCTCCATGGCTTCAGCTAATGTGGGTCACCTGGGCGATAGTCTGCTGTCAGTCCCGGTTATGGGATAATCGGCACCACTGGTGGGATGTCCTTGCTGGAGGCCTTCTTGGAGGTTTTGGATGCTTGCTAACA CTGCACTACCTCAGCAACTGGTTCATCCGAGAGGAAGACTGCCTGGAGAATGAAGTGATAACAGCGGATCCCAATTACATGAGACACAACTCGCGTTTCTCGCAGACGTCGGTCAAGAGGCTCATCTCCACCACCTCGGAGACTGACAACCATAATGATCACCGGCAGGATAACAGAgaacttacagacattaatg GCTTTAGCATGCCAGAGGAGACCATGTTTTCACTACTTCGCCTCTGA
- the LOC136854153 gene encoding phospholipid phosphatase 2-like isoform X3, translating into MLISFTLVLPFIVMTAFEWAVPPTCDGMSPLRQGLRRSLRYLADLLIGFVFVYYITEIMKVITGEPRPHFWNVCAPNVTSECHQPYIRITWKDCTNPLGKSKRRVIDSMKSFPSGHATLSVFSTVFMVVYIKQRLWNKCSRLIAPWLQLMWVTWAIVCCQSRLWDNRHHWWDVLAGGLLGGFGCLLTLHYLSNWFIREEDCLENEVITADPNYMRHNSRFSQTSVKRLISTTSETDNHNDHRQDNRELTDINGFSMPEETMFSLLRL; encoded by the exons ATGCTCATCAGTTTTACTCTGGTTCTTCCTTTCATCGTT atgactgCCTTTGAGTGGGCTGTCCCTCCTACCTGTGATGGGATGTCCCCCCTGCGCCAGGGTCTTCGCAGAAGTTTGCGTTATCTTGCAGACCTCCTCATTGGTTTCGTCTTTGTATATTATATCACTGAAATCATGAAGGTCATTACAGGAGAGCCCAGGCCCCATTTCTGGAATGTCTGTGCACCGAACGTCACCTCTGAGTGTCACCAGCC GTACATAAGAATCACGTGGAAGGATTGCACAAATCCCCTTGGCAAATCCAAGAGACGAGTAATTGACTCCATGAAATCGTTCCCATCAGGCCATGCAACTCTCTCAGTCTTCTCGACCGTCTTTATGGTT GTCTACATAAAGCAGCGTTTATGGAATAAGTGCTCCAGATTAATAGCTCCATGGCTTCAGCTAATGTGGGTCACCTGGGCGATAGTCTGCTGTCAGTCCCGGTTATGGGATAATCGGCACCACTGGTGGGATGTCCTTGCTGGAGGCCTTCTTGGAGGTTTTGGATGCTTGCTAACA CTGCACTACCTCAGCAACTGGTTCATCCGAGAGGAAGACTGCCTGGAGAATGAAGTGATAACAGCGGATCCCAATTACATGAGACACAACTCGCGTTTCTCGCAGACGTCGGTCAAGAGGCTCATCTCCACCACCTCGGAGACTGACAACCATAATGATCACCGGCAGGATAACAGAgaacttacagacattaatg GCTTTAGCATGCCAGAGGAGACCATGTTTTCACTACTTCGCCTCTGA